DNA from Kitasatospora herbaricolor:
TACGCCGAGATCGACGCCGGGCATGTCGCCTTCTTCGAGAAGGAGGACGAGTTCGTGAAGCTGGTCGCCGAGTTCGTCGACCCGGCGTGAGCCGCACCGGCCCGCCCGGCGTCCGGGGCCGGCCGCCGGCAGCACCCCCGGCGCCGGGGGTGCTGCCAGGGATGCCGCCGGGACTACTGGAGGCCGCTCGCGATGGCGTTCAGCAGCGTGCCGGACGCGTCGTCGTTCTCCAGGGCGAAGGCGAACATGCCGCCCAGGCCCTTGCTCCTGGCGTAGGCCGCGCGGGCCTGGACGGCCTGCGGGGTGTCACCCGTCCAGAAGTTGGTGCCGTCGTAGATCCACGAGCTCTCCGTGGTGGCGTCCCAGTGGGTGTTGGCCGCCGTCGGGGTCAGCTCCTTCCAGGCGGCGAGACCGGACTCCGCGCTCAGCGGCTTGGCCGCCGTCGGGCCGGTCGCGCTCTGGTAGAGGCCGAAGTTGGCGCCGGCCGGCACGCCCGTCCAGCCACGCCAGTAGAACGGGATGCCGAGCACGATCTTGGCCGCCGGGAAGCCGCCCGTGACGCCGTACTCGGGCAGGCCGGTGGTGTACGCGGTGAGCGTGGTGTCCACGTTGTACTTGCGGGTGCCCGGGGCGATCGGCGTGGTCGGGTCGGCGGGGCTGTCGTGCAGCGGGTCCTGGTGGTTGGTCGGCCCGGTGGCGTCCCAGGCGCCGTGCATGTCGTACGTCATGATGTCGGCGTAGTCGAGGTAGGCGCCGATCTTGTCGGTCTCGATGTAGCCGATCTTGTCCTGGCCGCTCGGCAGCGCCGCGGTGAGCAGGAACTTCTTGCCCACGGTGGCGCCGTAGGCGTCCAGCTGGGTGCGGAACTCCTTCAGCAGCAGGGTGAAGTTGGCCTTGTCGGCGGCCGAGTAGTGGTTGCCGGTGTGCCCGCCGGGCGAGCCGGGGTACTCCCAGTCGATGTCGATGCCGTCGAAGAGGCCGGCCGCCGAGGCGACGCCGCCGGAGGCGTCACCGGCGATGTTCTTCGGCAGGTTGCCCTTGAGGAACATGTCGACGCAGGAGGAGACGAAGGCCTTGCGGGAGGTGTCCGTGGCGGCCGCGTCGGAGAAGTACTTCGAGTAGGTCCAGCCGCCCAGCGACATGGTCAGCCGGAGGTTGGGGTACTTCGCCTTGAGCTGGCGGAGCTGGTTGAAGTTGCCCTTGATGGGCTGCTCCCAGCTGTCCGCGGTGCCGTCCACGCTGTCGGCGGCGGCGAAGGTGGCCTGGTAGTCGGCGTACGCGTCACCGGCGCCGTCACCGGCGTTGGGGTTGTCCTCGTGCGCCGCGTCGGAGGCCTTGACCGCCTCGAAGCAGGTGTGCGAGGTGGGGTGGACGTTGCCGAACGCGTAGGTGATGACGTCCAGCTTGCCCGCCGCGCCGCTGCTGCCGACGTTCTTCGGGAAGTAGGCGTTCTCGTAGATGCCCCACTGGTCGAAGTAGGCCGACTTGACCGGCTTCGCGGCGGGGGCGGCCGCCGTGGTGGTGGAGACCGGCGCGGACTGGCCGGAGGCGTGCCCGCTCGCGTCGTACCCCTGCACGGTGTACGTGTAGGAGGTGTTCGGCAGCAGTGAGGTGATCGCCACCTGGGTGCCCATCGAGGTCGCCACGACCTGGCCGCCGGCCCAGACCTTGTAGGCCGGGGTGTCACCGTTCTGCGAGTTGTCGGTGGACGCGTTCCAGCTGAGCACGATCGCGTTGTGGGTCACCTTGCCGACGGTCACCCCGGTCGGCGTGGTCACCTTGCCGTCGCCGGTCGGCCCGCCGGTGGTGGTCGCGGTGGCGGTCGCCGTGCCGGTGGCGGTCGCCGTGCCGGTGGCGGTCGGGCCGGCGCTGTTCGACGGGCTGGCGCT
Protein-coding regions in this window:
- a CDS encoding glycosyl hydrolase family 18 protein, producing MLDRAMPERASAHRANPSRRAGALALAAVLTTGGAALATTFGSASAATVNLLTNPGLETGTLSGWSCSNGSVVTTPVHSGSYALNGGASASDTGQCQQTVAVQPNTAYTLSAWVQGNYVYLGATGTGVNSTVWTPSSAAWSQLSTTFTTGASTTSVTVFTHGWYGQGAYKADDLSLAGPGGSTASPSASASASASASAGPSSSASPSNSAGPTASASPSNSAGPTATGTATATGTATATATTTGGPTGDGKVTTPTGVTVGKVTHNAIVLSWNASTDNSQNGDTPAYKVWAGGQVVATSMGTQVAITSLLPNTSYTYTVQGYDASGHASGQSAPVSTTTAAAPAAKPVKSAYFDQWGIYENAYFPKNVGSSGAAGKLDVITYAFGNVHPTSHTCFEAVKASDAAHEDNPNAGDGAGDAYADYQATFAAADSVDGTADSWEQPIKGNFNQLRQLKAKYPNLRLTMSLGGWTYSKYFSDAAATDTSRKAFVSSCVDMFLKGNLPKNIAGDASGGVASAAGLFDGIDIDWEYPGSPGGHTGNHYSAADKANFTLLLKEFRTQLDAYGATVGKKFLLTAALPSGQDKIGYIETDKIGAYLDYADIMTYDMHGAWDATGPTNHQDPLHDSPADPTTPIAPGTRKYNVDTTLTAYTTGLPEYGVTGGFPAAKIVLGIPFYWRGWTGVPAGANFGLYQSATGPTAAKPLSAESGLAAWKELTPTAANTHWDATTESSWIYDGTNFWTGDTPQAVQARAAYARSKGLGGMFAFALENDDASGTLLNAIASGLQ